The window GCTTGGATTCATCGTCGACCTGCACGAAGGCGATCTCGCGGCCGCCGAGCTTGCCGCCCTTCTGTTCGACATAGAGCTTGAAACCGTCGTCGATGAACTGACCGAGTTTCGCAAACGTCCCGGTGTAAGGCAGCATCAGGCCGACCTTGAACGGCGCGCCCTGGGCAATCGCGGGGCTGAACAGACGCGGCGTCACGGCGAGCGTCGCGGCACCGGCCGCACCGGACAACAACGCGCGGCGCGTCACGCGCAGCAACGCTTTACGATCGGACATCAGCGTTTCTCCCTCTCCACATGGCATTGTTTTGGCATTGTTGTTTTGCGCAAGTTGACCTTGCGAGTTGCCGCACCGGACGGACCTTGATCCGGACGCCGCGCCAGCGTTATGCACCATAATTCAAGAATTTGTCTAAAATCAAGAAATATAATTCCGGTTCATTGGGATTTTAGGCTGATCCCGGAGGTCCCTCACCCTAATCTACTTCAGCAAATCAAACGACGTCTGGCTCAGCGTCTGGCCGTTCACCATCACATCGACGAGGTGCCGGCCGGGATGATGGGCGCGCACACTGAAGTCACGGATCGACTGCCGTCTTTGCAGGGTCACGGACTCGCCGGGTGCCAGGGTCAGCGTCTTCAGTTTGAACACCTTGCGCGACTTGCGTGCTTCCGCCCGCACGTAATGAATGGCGTAATCCACCACCAGTTTCTGCGGGCGATCACTGGTCGACGTGAGATCGAACGACAAGGTGATGGCCTCGCCAAGCCGGATTGTTTTGGGTTCGACGACCACCTTGCGCAACCGGACCTGCGCGTCCTCACCCGCCCCGATGATTGTCAGCGCGTTGCGATCACCCTTTTTGATGAGGGTCCGAAGCGCGTGCCTGACGATCCAGACCGTCCGGGGATCGTCGCGCGACCATCCCCTGATACGATCGAGCACCCAGCCGGGATGATCCTTGGTGATGTCGTTCAGATGATTGGCCACCGACTTGCGAACGTACAGGCTCGGATCGGCCTTCAGGCTCTCCAAGATGGCCGCAACCGGTGCCGGATCGGCGATCAGCGGCTCGATCTGAAAAGACCACGGCAGGCGAGGCCGACAACCCTCGCTCGCCAGGCGTCGCACATGCTCGTCCTTGTCCTTGGCCCACGTCTCCATCACCGCCAGCGTCCGCTGGAGATCGCGGCGCATGAAATGACGCACGGCGAATTCGGACGACCCGAAGGGCGTGAAGAAACGCAACGCGTCCATCGAGACGTCGAAATCCTCCGC is drawn from Bradyrhizobium prioriisuperbiae and contains these coding sequences:
- a CDS encoding DNA alkylation repair protein — encoded protein: MPKTQNTTNEPATLKDKIFSAARIRHVSAETKAICPTFDTRRFLALTLYGLDDRSLMERLRCVTEALHVGLAQNFRPALKILRKLAPRLDNSFVTMVLSDYVALYGAEDFDVSMDALRFFTPFGSSEFAVRHFMRRDLQRTLAVMETWAKDKDEHVRRLASEGCRPRLPWSFQIEPLIADPAPVAAILESLKADPSLYVRKSVANHLNDITKDHPGWVLDRIRGWSRDDPRTVWIVRHALRTLIKKGDRNALTIIGAGEDAQVRLRKVVVEPKTIRLGEAITLSFDLTSTSDRPQKLVVDYAIHYVRAEARKSRKVFKLKTLTLAPGESVTLQRRQSIRDFSVRAHHPGRHLVDVMVNGQTLSQTSFDLLK